The proteins below are encoded in one region of Candidatus Ozemobacteraceae bacterium:
- the scpB gene encoding SMC-Scp complex subunit ScpB: protein MNADNELTQHPSAQPQQLPLPTGPRPDRDTLLAALQGLLFVHHAPIPTQRIAEILELPFSETEQLLNEFRLHLDESPSSGLQVIITEQGVQLATKAFISPFIQRLEGQKLVSLSLPALETLAVIAFKQPITRAEIEAIRGVNCDGVVATLLEKKLIFVSGEKPVLGRPRLYSTTQDFLYYFGIRSLKELSLPEADLPGDLPPAESRDVTAEMDGERSLADDQAPTSADADAGPGDGGLAPERPPVAAPAEAPADAAPAPDSITLGIHPTKPGRENSES from the coding sequence ATGAACGCCGACAATGAACTGACACAGCACCCCTCCGCCCAGCCGCAGCAGCTTCCCCTGCCGACCGGTCCGCGGCCGGATCGCGATACCCTGCTCGCCGCGTTGCAGGGACTTCTCTTCGTCCATCACGCGCCCATTCCCACCCAGCGCATCGCCGAGATCCTCGAACTGCCGTTCTCCGAGACCGAGCAGCTTCTGAACGAGTTCAGGCTGCACCTCGACGAGAGCCCCTCGTCGGGGCTCCAGGTCATCATTACCGAGCAGGGTGTTCAGCTCGCCACGAAGGCCTTCATCAGCCCGTTCATCCAGCGCCTCGAGGGCCAGAAGCTCGTCAGTCTCTCCCTGCCTGCGCTCGAAACGCTGGCCGTCATCGCATTCAAACAGCCGATCACGCGCGCCGAGATCGAGGCGATTCGCGGCGTCAACTGCGACGGAGTCGTCGCCACCCTTCTCGAGAAGAAGCTGATCTTCGTGTCGGGGGAAAAACCGGTTCTCGGCAGGCCCCGCCTTTACTCGACGACGCAGGACTTTCTCTACTACTTCGGCATCAGGAGTCTCAAAGAGCTTTCGCTTCCCGAAGCCGATCTGCCGGGCGATTTGCCCCCGGCCGAAAGCCGCGACGTCACCGCCGAGATGGATGGCGAACGCTCCCTCGCGGACGACCAGGCGCCCACGTCCGCCGATGCCGATGCCGGGCCTGGCGACGGTGGTCTCGCGCCGGAACGGCCTCCCGTGGCTGCCCCTGCCGAAGCTCCGGCCGATGCCGCTCCGGCGCCGGACAGTATAACGCTCGGTATACATCCGACGAAACCGGGCCGGGAGAACAGTGAATCATGA
- a CDS encoding segregation/condensation protein A produces the protein MSAYQVRLPAFEGPFDLLYHLIEEQKVNIYDIPISTITAQYLDYLHMMEILDMEVASGFLVMAATLLEIKSRMLLPRDKPQAGEIETGDEDLDAAPYEEDARRELVDKLVEYRRFKLMALDLREMERKNSRIYTRAGSYELQPEQILQINLSAFDLRALYEGLVRRRLNPPIHRVVVDRIGLEARIDEIRRVLNDLRHRREIPFNELVRGRKDRYDVVLSFMAILEMFKLGECDIAQADNFSPITIRPVSAADSVEEAAVG, from the coding sequence CCTTCGAGGGCCCCTTCGATCTGTTGTATCACCTGATCGAAGAGCAGAAGGTCAACATCTACGATATTCCGATCTCAACCATTACGGCCCAATATCTCGACTACCTTCACATGATGGAGATTCTCGACATGGAAGTGGCCTCGGGCTTTCTCGTCATGGCGGCGACCCTGCTCGAGATCAAATCGCGCATGCTCCTTCCGCGCGACAAGCCCCAGGCCGGCGAGATCGAGACCGGCGACGAGGACCTCGATGCCGCTCCCTACGAGGAAGACGCCCGTCGCGAGCTCGTCGACAAACTCGTCGAGTATCGCCGTTTCAAACTCATGGCCCTCGATCTGCGGGAGATGGAGCGGAAAAACTCGCGCATCTACACCCGGGCGGGCAGTTACGAACTCCAGCCCGAGCAGATCCTCCAGATCAATCTCTCTGCGTTCGATCTGCGCGCGCTGTATGAGGGGCTGGTCCGCCGGCGCCTGAATCCGCCGATCCATCGCGTCGTCGTCGACCGCATCGGCCTCGAGGCGCGAATCGACGAGATCCGCCGGGTCCTCAACGATCTGCGCCACCGGCGGGAAATTCCGTTCAACGAGCTCGTCCGCGGCCGCAAGGACCGCTACGACGTCGTTCTTTCCTTCATGGCCATCCTCGAGATGTTCAAGCTTGGCGAGTGCGACATCGCCCAGGCCGACAACTTCTCGCCCATCACGATCAGGCCGGTATCGGCCGCAGACTCCGTCGAAGAGGCCGCCGTCGGCTGA